A region of the Pelecanus crispus isolate bPelCri1 chromosome 1, bPelCri1.pri, whole genome shotgun sequence genome:
AGCGACAGTTATCAGGGCTTAAGGGGGAGAAAAATGGTCCTAATTATTCTCCTATCAAGTTTAGCACTTCTTGGTGTATCTCCTCTGTTACTGGCCGGTGAAGAGGTGATGGGCTCACTGATCGAGacacacacaaaccaaaagCTATAGCGTCGATGCATCTGAATAAACATACCTTTACAGTGGCATTTATTCCCCTTTATAATAATTGATGCATCAATAGATAAAGAACTGTCCTGTCATTTCAGGAAAGATTTAATGATTTTAATCTATGGTTCAAATGGTATAATTTCTGTTAGACTGTAGAAAGGCACTGAATACTAGCTGCATTCTGCATCTTTTATGCATCCACATTTACTCATGCGTGtgcaagtttaaaaagaaacaagcaaaaccccTAAAACCCCTTGAATGTAATCTCTCTGATCGTGAGAAAACTCCGAGCCGCAGAACAGTTAAGTGGTGTGATACTGTCACAGCCTGGTTTTGCAGCATTTATCCAGTTGTTACACCACTAGGAAGCCCTGATGTGTTATTTGGGGTTGCATAGTTTTTGTATCTTGCTATTGATTTACAGTATTGAAGAACCAGTTGTCTTCTAATCTAAGAATTAAGAGTATCAAGGTCTTAGAAGTCTTGACCAAGCTTTCAGTTTAACAAATTAGGTTGCTGAGTGGGATAATAACGTGGATTAAGTCTCTGTAACACCTCTCTACGAATCACTTGCCCTCACCTGCAGTATAGGTACAATTGACTGCTAAACTTAGATTAAATACTGTAGCAGCTGTTGAGGTTCAGCATAGTTATTCATTAGGTAGCATTTCCTTTGTTAAtcttgtttgatttttctttttccagtttgaaacaaactctttttttttgatggtTATTAATGCTAATAACAGAATCTAACTTCgtgtttgctttcaaaatgtgtctgtttgttgtcttgaactaaaaaaaaaaattgccacatCATGTACTTGTAAACTTACCATTGCACACAGTACTTTAGTcccaaaattgtatttttgaaaattagtctggaaaaacaaaaaggaaaaatagaaagttAAACTAAGCAGATGAAAAATCTTATTTCCTGTGAAAtgagtaaatattttcaagatgGTATACAACACAAGGACAAATGAAATATAGGAAATCTTAGCATTTGGCTTCAGTTGGCCACTTTGCTAGTCACTGAGTGAACTGCTTACGTGGTTGGCATTTAATGATTTGAGAATGAATTACAATCGGCTTTCCCTAACAGGTTAATCAATACTAGTTAGTCATTGAAGAGTATAGcagatacttttttccttttctcttgagCTAAAGTATCTTATTTTCACATAATATGTCCATATTTTCCTGAATcctaattttataaaatattagtaTTTCTGCCAAGGTTATCCTGATGATTGTACTAAATAGCTCTTTTTATTAGTTTGCAGGCTGAAATCATCGGTCAGCTTTCTTACTCGACCAGATCGACCAAATCTTGCTTATCATAAACTAAAAGGCAGGAATCCAGGGGTTATTTTCCTTCCAGGCTTTAAGTCAAATATGAATGGTCAGAAAGCAACTGCCCTTGAAGATTTCTGCAAATCTCTAGGTCATGCCTTCATCAGGTACATTCAGAGCGTCGTTCTTGCGAAAATGAAACAAGTATTGTGGGTTGGGGGAAGGGgttttaacaaaaatatgtaaactTTGGCATTTGGTTTGGAATGCATGCTGTGCTGTACACAAGCTAAGTAGTgtctttcttccatttcaaatgTAGACTTTCGGTCTGTAAGAGAGACTGAGATAAATTAGGAGAATGTATTCTGAAAGTAATTCAGGAAATTCTCTGGCAAATTTCTGTAGTCTAGCCAATGCTATGTTTTACATTAAGGCTAcagacacaaaaatgaaaaagaaagggaagaaaacagtagaAATTTTAGTTTTGGGACCTGGAGTTCTCATTTCTGTAAATTATCACTATAAGTGTGCTGCTTAACTGTCAAAGCTTATGAAGCTATCCAGTGCCTTCTGTGGGTTTAGAGGAACATGCACGTGCTTGGTGATACTCTCTTTTGATAGACTAGGGTGAATGCTCAGTTTCATAAGTCGTAGTTGGGAATAACGTTTGAAAGAGAgtttgtacattttaaaagtacctTTAAAATTGAAGTATATTGCGTTCTGGCTGTAAGGGAAATTCTTTGTCTGGGAAATATCCTGGTAAATTTGGGTATTGTTGTATCAAATGGTAAGAGAACACTGCATCACTTAATTGTATCGGTTGTATTTAAACCTCTTTTCATGTGATTTCTGGTGCTAGTGATATGCAGGACCAAGTAAGAAAACATCTAATGCGATGTCTTGTCCCCTGCTTAATTTGATTAAATGGTGCTGTTTAGTTAGCTAACTGTGTTGCTGTAGACAGTAGTATGAGTTTCATTTTGATGGTTACTTTTTCAGATTTGATTATACAGGATGTGGAAGTTCAGGTGGTAACTTTGAGGAGTGTACAGTTGGGAAGTGGAGAAAAGATGTTCTGTCTATACTGGATGAACTTACAGATGGACCACaggttatattttatttttaaatgtagaatGCTTTTTGTCCCCAAGGTAGAACATTAATCAAAAATACGCCATAATAGCTCTGGTCAACAGTATCTTCTATTTAACAGCTTACACCTGCTCACTTTCAGGCTGAATCATTTGAGAGGTCATATTCATAGGAGCTCTTGTGCAAGCAGGTAGATCACAAAATCATGGGAACGTGGTTTGGCAGGACCTCCTGGGGGTTGTTTATTAGagcctcctgctcagagcaaggCTGTCCTCCCGGGGAGCCTGAGACAGCCTCATGGCGGAGGTTCTACCTGACAGGGAACTGTTCCAGTGTGGCACAGCCCTCTTCATGAAAAAGTGTGTCACTGTCCCAATGCTGATGCATTAATTAAAGCATTTGTAGGAATGCTACAAGTTAATACACTCTATATGAtaaaatagcttaaaaaaatcagcagaagcagcatttgACTTTTCCAGTTACTTTAGAAATGACTGTGAGAAACTTGAAATCTCCTGCAACCTGGAAATGCCTAGTGGTGTgtttaaaacagttttgtatTATGAATTGCTTTTGTTGACCTCTTTCACTGCACTGAGCCTTTACtgtgtgcatttattttaaggagGAAACTATGCATGTGATACTGAATTACTTCAACTCTCATTTTGTTTCCAGCGTTTCAGTCTCAGACAGCAATAACCAGCCATGctaaacaaaaagaataatAGAATACCAGATCCTGTGGTGCTTACTCAGGCAAAATTTCCACTGGAGGTGACAGCAGTTCTGCCTGGGTAAGGACAGCAGGATTATGCCCAAGGTTTAAGTagttaaatgaaatgaaaactgatgctttgtaaaagaaaaaaaaatagctattgCCTGTGAAATAatatctcattttctctcttttaagaTTCTGGTGGGCGCCAGCTTGGGTGGATGGCTGATGCTTCATGCTGCAATAGCACGCCCAGATAAAGTAGCTGCTCTAGTTGGAGTAGCTGTGGCAGCGGACCACCTTGTAACAACTTTTAAGAAGCTTCCCATTGAGGTAAATGCTGATGGTTGGCTTTTGTGCAAtctaaaaaaatgcatcaagGATTTAAGAAATTTTGTTGCTCAAACTGTACTTTTCCTGCAAGTGTTccagtaatttttctgtgtttgcgGTGGAGGTAAGCTGAAAATTTACATTAATCTAAAAGTCTTTTAGATTAAATActgttaattaaataattaaaatactgtgCTTTTAGTACGAAGCTAGTGTGAACACTACCTAGAATGTGTTTATATTATTACTGTGGCATATAGAATGTGGTCAGATCCCTGCAGTTCAGCACTCCGTTAGATTTCAGTGTTGAATATCTTACATTTGCACTCAGATTGGATCCTTGTGCTTTCAAGGATGGAGAAGTAGCTGCTAAAGCAATTGAGATGACATTGGATGAGATGAATCTGACACAGGTTGTGTGTGTAGAAGGGGAATTCTTCAGATCAGTGTGTTTGTGAAGACTCTAAGATTTAGGTGCTGGGAAGTCTCTTTCTGAGTTGCTTCCTTGATGGTGGTAATGTCCtgtcttcaggaaagaaaatcaggtGTTATAATGTGACAAATAAACATGGCAATAAATAGCTTATGCTttagaataattaaaatattttcctgattttttttttttttttggggtaAGGCACTGTGTAGTGTCAGTATTGCTACTTAAGACTAAGGTAAGATTctggaaatacagtatttagACACAGCTATTGTGTGTGTATTCAGACTGAAAAGACTGATCACtggaaaattctgttttcctgggATTCTCCTTGTTTGAGGTTCAGTGAACTGATTGAAGCCAGAGAGACTTGCTGTTGATTGTGGCTGTACATCTTTTTTGATAGAGTCTGGCTgagaaacttaattttattgGTGAATCCTAACTAGATTAAATGGCAGAAGAGACGTGCAGAGTAGCTTTTGTGACATGGCAGGGGTTTTGTCTTCTCAGATGCTGGAAGGCAAACAGGAATACACCTTCTCTGCTAATAAAAATGGACAAAGTGAAATTGTATGCCTGGGGAAGTTTTACTGCATTTAGAACAGAAATAGGTTGAGGCACTCTGAAGAACTCGTAACATCTGTCTTGTTTattctttgctctctttttttacaggcacaaaaagaaatagaagaaaaaggtgAATGGAAGTTTCCAACAAAGTATAATGAGGAAGGGTATTACTCCTTGACATACAACTTtatcagagaagcagaaaatcaCTGTGTGCTAAATAGCCCTCTTCCTATAACATGTCCCATACGACTCATTCATGGCATGAAGGATGATGTTGTCCCTTGGCAGATCTCTATGCAAGTTGCTGATCGTGTTTTGAGCAAAGATGTGGATGTTATCCTCCGCAAAATTGGCCAACATCGGATGAGTGAGAAGGAGGATATAAAACTTCTTGTGAATACCGTTGATGATTTAATTGACAAGCTGGCAACACTAGTATAAGCTGCAGAGTAGCATACATGCATGAACTCTACACCTGACTCTTTTCCATGAGTAGCAGAAACCCTGTTCTTAACAAGATGATGCCAGGCCTGTGACTATCACAGTAGGAACTGAGCTTTATCTGCTGTTTCTTACCTCTGTTTCATAAATACAGGTATTTCATTAATGCTGCATTTGCACAGGCAGTCCAGAATGTGAAGGAGTGCTGCTGTTGTGTTCAGAACCTCTCCTTCACCACTTACACCTTTTCTTGGCAAGCTTCCTACACTTTTGTACTGCGGTGTTGATTCAGTTTTGTTATTATTGGCCTGTATGGTAAAAGTTTAATCTCCTGTGTCTTTGACACCTTTTGGGTATTGTCCTTTTGCTGTAACATTCTTGTATCTTATGTCTGAAACCATCTGTGCAAGGCAAAATCAACTTAAGTATTTACTAAAGTTATTGTTATTAGAAATAGTAAATAACATGAAGCATAATAAACATTTCAgataataattatatttttcttaagtacTGTTAAAATTGAAAAGTGGAAGGCACACCCTGATGGTGTGCTTGGGGTACTACATAAAGAACACGTTAACTTCTAAGAACGCAGGGCCTCAAAGTGCAGATGGAGCTCTCTCATCTATGCTTATCAGTAGGGTTTATGTCCTCTACTCCAGGCTGTCTTTTTGTAATAGTTAATTTGTGGGTCTACTGTTAAGGGAACAATATATAATCTTGGTGTGACGTGAAACCAGTTCAATATAGTGACTCTTTTATAGTAACTTCTTTAAAGTGGGGAGTACAGGACCATAGGGCATCACTGCCTCTTTTCTGACTTGAGAACTGTAGATTATTAGGAATAGTGTCTTCCAGAGTTAGGAATTTGAGGTACACGATTGCGAGCCTGAAAACTTGTAATTGAAACTTTATAGTTGGATAATTCTTGTAACGTAAATCCTTAGAATTTAATAGTAAACGGATTTCCTTGCAAATGTGACTATTACCTGGGTTTTGTCCAAAAATAGAGTGCCATTCATACACTTGAGAGAGAGGAACTTGCTTAGGTGAGAGGCTGGAATTAATTCAGGTTGGCCTTAATATGAAACAACAGTCAAAAGTATATAGTTGTTTCTGGCTTTACTATTTTAAGTAGTAAATGGCATCGCTATTGCTACCTTAAAAGACTAAAGCTCCTGGGGGTAAGGTATTTGTAGAGGGtttgttgttttcagttttggcaTTGTCAGTAGAAGTATGTTGCATAGAGCTTTGCTGAGGTAGTGgggtttaatttaaaaaaaaaaaaaaaaaacaacctaaaaaTAAGCCCaaatcaacaacaaaacaaaaaaaccctaaatgtCAGATGAGTTCCTGTGAAGTACAGTTTTATTTAGGCTTCAATACTGCAAAAAACAAGAAGCtgtgatgtaaaaaaaatttgaattcTGGTATGAGAGTAAAAAAGATGGCTGTAGTTTAGATGCAAACCTTGTAATTCAAGTGTACCAATTCCCTAATTCAATTACTCTAGCTCATGTTACTTGTTTGAGGAATTACAACATTCCATGAAATCTTGTTTCCAAGTGTTTCTGAGGggagtagattttttttctctttgtatgaATATGCAATTCACTACTTTCTTAAGCTTTAAAACCTCTTGAATATGTGTTTTACTtttgagaaaaattaattcagataaTTTATGCAAATTGCTCAACCACTTCCATTCCTGAAGGTTGAGTTGTGttcatatttttgtattattaaaCAGTTGTCCTCTTTATGTGTATTCATGTGACTTGCATctaataaaacctgaaaaatagatttttgtgAGTTTTAAAGACACAGTCAAATCAAAATTAAGTTACTTCAGAACTTTCTGCTCTTAGCTTACCTATGACAATATTTTAATCCACTTTTGTCACTTCTGTTAGATTGCTTTGTCTCTTAATGGAAGAAGAAGTTGAAAAAAGTAGACTGCAGTAATTCCGAAgtacttaattttaattaaggCCCAAAGCTACTGTTGTGGTAGATGTACTTTTTGTTCACACGTATCAAAGTTATTTCAGTAACTGAAAAGTTTTGAGCTATTTTTTTTGAATTGGGAACGATACCTATAAACATTAGATTGAACTGTAGTACTTCAGGCAGGGAAAAGTATATGTCTGCATAAACTGTAGCTGTGTATTTCTCTTGAAAGAATTGCATTGTATTCGTTCAAAGCTTCACCTtagcttttattaaataattgGTATTTCATGGCTAAGGTCTTTTTGTTCCAATGCCTTAGAGCACAATAgctgaaaacaaatatgaagGGGAGCAGTTGTGTGAGTAGTTTTCAGGTTGAttggtttgtttggtggtggttttttgttgtttttttttctccattattcTGCTGTAGTAACATTAGGTGGGACGAGGCAGCATAACAGGGTTTTTGACACAATTGTTGAGGATATAAAACTGCAGCATCGGTTCCTCAAACAACATTACTGAAACTTAATCCCAGggagggtttttctttttgcgTGCCACTTGTagttctttctctctgtttttcttctcctcttgctGAGTGGAGATTAGTGGTAGCATTTGCA
Encoded here:
- the ABHD10 gene encoding palmitoyl-protein thioesterase ABHD10, mitochondrial; the protein is MRPPRACAQGGGCPPSGARAARGSGHGGGGGSGYAAGLGAGRWRRPPPSLGPGPVAEGGPGAPGLKSSVSFLTRPDRPNLAYHKLKGRNPGVIFLPGFKSNMNGQKATALEDFCKSLGHAFIRFDYTGCGSSGGNFEECTVGKWRKDVLSILDELTDGPQILVGASLGGWLMLHAAIARPDKVAALVGVAVAADHLVTTFKKLPIEAQKEIEEKGEWKFPTKYNEEGYYSLTYNFIREAENHCVLNSPLPITCPIRLIHGMKDDVVPWQISMQVADRVLSKDVDVILRKIGQHRMSEKEDIKLLVNTVDDLIDKLATLV